A genomic stretch from Dissulfurispira thermophila includes:
- a CDS encoding gamma-glutamyl-gamma-aminobutyrate hydrolase family protein has protein sequence MKPIIGITADMDENTYKLKHDYISSVDKSGGMPLILAPIVDNIGWIADVIDGLLLSGGDDILPEYYGEDILVPPEKLKFVKKQRSDFEIALLREIVKRQKPILAICYGMQLVNIAFGGSLYQDIEMQMKGAISHKAGQHKIKIDETFFSILNISQFAISNPQFINSFHHQAVKRLADGFETFAISEDGIIEGFYKTAYPFFICVQWHPERMFYDKLSLGIFEAFIKQAKG, from the coding sequence ATGAAGCCTATTATCGGCATAACTGCTGACATGGATGAAAATACTTATAAACTCAAGCATGATTATATCTCATCTGTTGATAAGTCAGGCGGCATGCCTCTGATTTTGGCACCTATAGTTGATAATATTGGCTGGATTGCAGATGTTATCGATGGGCTATTATTGTCAGGAGGAGATGACATTTTGCCTGAATATTATGGCGAAGATATTTTGGTGCCTCCCGAAAAACTAAAATTTGTAAAAAAACAAAGAAGTGATTTCGAGATTGCTCTTTTAAGAGAGATAGTGAAACGGCAGAAGCCTATTTTAGCTATATGTTATGGGATGCAGCTTGTAAATATAGCTTTTGGAGGTAGTCTTTATCAGGATATAGAGATGCAGATGAAGGGGGCTATTAGTCATAAGGCAGGACAGCATAAAATAAAGATTGATGAGACATTTTTTTCTATTTTAAATATTTCTCAATTTGCAATCTCCAATCCCCAATTTATCAATTCTTTTCATCATCAGGCAGTCAAAAGACTTGCAGATGGTTTTGAGACCTTTGCAATATCAGAGGATGGGATAATAGAGGGGTTTTATAAAACGGCTTATCCATTTTTTATTTGTGTCCAATGGCATCCAGAACGGATGTTTTATGATAAACTTTCATTAGGCATATTTGAGGCATTTATAAAACAGGCAAAGGGCTAA
- the dksA gene encoding RNA polymerase-binding protein DksA, whose protein sequence is MKGKNKTKSEKKRSLREEKILEIKKKLIRQKEALLSEAGDALNTLPDETLFPELGDQASAEIDRNFMLRLKGRERQLLKKIDEAIEKIDSGTYGICEVCGEEINIKRLEARPVTTMCIECKTEQEEEEKLRER, encoded by the coding sequence ATGAAAGGTAAAAATAAAACAAAGTCAGAAAAAAAACGCTCTCTGAGAGAGGAAAAAATCCTTGAAATCAAGAAAAAGTTGATCAGACAAAAAGAAGCCCTTCTCTCAGAGGCAGGAGATGCCTTGAATACACTACCTGATGAGACATTATTTCCTGAACTGGGAGATCAAGCATCAGCAGAGATAGACAGAAATTTTATGCTCAGGCTTAAAGGAAGGGAAAGACAACTCCTAAAGAAAATAGACGAGGCTATAGAGAAGATAGATAGCGGCACATACGGTATCTGCGAGGTGTGCGGCGAGGAGATAAATATAAAAAGACTTGAGGCAAGACCTGTGACCACTATGTGCATTGAATGTAAAACAGAACAAGAAGAAGAAGAGAAACTCAGAGAAAGATAA
- a CDS encoding N-acyl-D-amino-acid deacylase family protein, producing the protein MLDYLIKNGTVFDGSGSEPVETNVGISSDRIVYIGNEDISAREFIDAKGLIISPGFIDTHAHSEFTLLADGRAEGKLSQGVTTEVNGNCGLSAAPLFGEAFEHREIDLKELGIKERWSTFGEYFSILKNKGIAINFATLCGHGNIRASIIGYRDIAPDKHEMEEMKRLLVEALGHGAKGISTGLIYPPGVYSTTEELIELCKTFEGQGPLNSHVDKSSSRSSYIYASHMRSESDELIEAIDEVVRIGKEASAHVHISHIKTAGERNWWKIDNVIKLIEKARDEGVSLTCDRYPYTAASTDLDTILPSWVYDGGVEEELRRLKDSDDLKKIKAEIGYKSEDYWKGIYISSVTKSKNKWMEGESIFDISVKLCKLPVDVLIDILIDERARVGAIFFSMNEDNLKKFLSLPYVMVGSDSSVRSFSGPTFTGKPHPRAFGSFPKFISKYVRDEGLMSLSEAIRKMTYLSATTFGLKKRGLIKEGFYADITVFDYERIIDRSTYREPFKMSEGIAYVFVNGTMALREGEFTGDLSGRII; encoded by the coding sequence ATGCTTGATTATCTCATAAAAAATGGGACGGTTTTTGATGGCAGTGGTTCAGAACCTGTCGAGACAAATGTCGGAATAAGTAGCGACAGAATAGTTTATATAGGCAATGAGGATATATCTGCAAGAGAATTTATTGATGCAAAGGGACTCATTATATCTCCTGGATTTATTGATACACATGCCCATTCTGAATTTACTCTTCTTGCTGATGGAAGGGCAGAGGGTAAACTTTCTCAAGGAGTTACAACAGAGGTAAATGGCAATTGCGGACTTTCTGCTGCACCTCTCTTTGGAGAGGCATTTGAACACAGGGAAATTGACCTCAAAGAACTCGGGATAAAAGAGAGATGGTCAACTTTTGGAGAATATTTCAGCATTCTGAAAAATAAGGGCATTGCAATAAATTTTGCAACATTATGTGGGCATGGAAATATACGAGCATCTATAATCGGATATAGAGATATAGCCCCTGATAAGCACGAGATGGAAGAGATGAAAAGACTCTTGGTAGAGGCTTTAGGGCATGGTGCAAAGGGTATCTCAACGGGGTTAATCTATCCCCCTGGTGTTTATTCTACTACTGAAGAATTGATTGAATTATGCAAGACTTTTGAGGGGCAAGGCCCCTTAAACTCCCATGTGGATAAATCTTCATCTCGCTCCTCGTATATCTATGCCTCGCACATGAGGAGTGAGAGTGATGAACTAATTGAGGCTATTGATGAGGTTGTAAGAATAGGAAAAGAAGCAAGTGCGCATGTCCATATCTCACATATAAAGACAGCAGGTGAAAGGAATTGGTGGAAGATTGATAATGTTATAAAACTAATTGAAAAAGCAAGAGATGAAGGTGTAAGTTTGACATGTGACAGATACCCTTATACTGCAGCCAGCACTGACCTTGATACAATTCTGCCTTCGTGGGTATATGATGGCGGGGTAGAGGAGGAGTTGAGAAGACTTAAAGACTCAGATGATTTAAAAAAAATCAAGGCTGAAATTGGATATAAGAGTGAAGATTACTGGAAAGGGATTTATATTTCGTCTGTTACAAAGTCTAAAAATAAATGGATGGAAGGAGAGAGCATTTTTGATATTTCTGTTAAACTGTGCAAACTGCCTGTGGATGTCCTTATTGACATACTTATAGATGAGAGGGCAAGGGTAGGTGCAATATTTTTTTCGATGAATGAGGATAATCTGAAAAAATTCTTATCTCTTCCTTATGTAATGGTAGGTTCAGATAGTTCTGTCAGAAGTTTTTCTGGTCCTACATTCACAGGAAAGCCGCATCCAAGGGCATTTGGTAGTTTTCCCAAATTCATAAGTAAATATGTGAGGGATGAGGGTTTAATGTCTCTTTCAGAGGCTATAAGAAAAATGACATATCTATCTGCTACAACCTTTGGGCTTAAAAAACGGGGACTTATAAAAGAGGGTTTTTACGCTGATATTACAGTATTTGATTATGAAAGAATTATTGATAGGTCAACATACAGGGAGCCATTTAAAATGTCAGAAGGCATTGCATATGTTTTTGTTAATGGGACAATGGCACTGAGAGAAGGAGAATTTACAGGAGACCTTTCTGGAAGGATTATATAG
- a CDS encoding ABC transporter permease, with protein MIKYILKRLILLIPLLFGITLFAFFLLNALPGDPVLGLVGERANPDVIEGIRKEIGMDKGFIRQYIGYLKLLSHGDFGRSYYTNREVLTDIAMKFPNTMRLAFASMFIAVPSGIVLGFISAYKRGRFIDRFINMVSIASLSIPVFWSAIIIMLFLSLKLKLFPPSGTGDIRFLALPAFVLSIPAMATLSRVTRTAVLDILKMPYINTARAKGLPLIKISFVHVLKNAIIPIITIIGLDFGSYLNGAVVTETIFGWDGIGRFTMDGIIKRDYPVIMGCIIFGTVVFVFVNLITDIIYHYLDPRIRLHEKSE; from the coding sequence ATGATTAAATATATCTTGAAAAGACTTATTCTTTTGATTCCTCTTTTGTTCGGGATAACACTCTTTGCGTTTTTTCTTCTCAATGCCCTTCCGGGTGATCCTGTATTAGGTCTTGTTGGAGAACGTGCAAATCCTGATGTAATTGAAGGCATAAGAAAAGAAATAGGCATGGATAAAGGTTTTATAAGGCAGTATATAGGTTATCTCAAGCTCTTATCACATGGAGATTTCGGAAGGTCTTATTACACAAATAGGGAAGTGCTCACGGATATTGCCATGAAGTTTCCCAATACAATGAGACTTGCATTTGCTTCTATGTTTATTGCAGTTCCATCGGGTATTGTTCTCGGCTTTATATCTGCTTATAAACGAGGTCGATTTATAGACAGGTTTATCAATATGGTCTCAATTGCCAGCCTGAGCATTCCTGTATTCTGGAGTGCGATAATCATAATGCTATTTTTGAGTCTCAAGTTGAAGTTATTCCCTCCATCAGGCACAGGAGATATAAGGTTTTTGGCCTTGCCTGCCTTTGTATTATCAATTCCAGCTATGGCAACTTTATCGAGAGTTACGAGGACAGCGGTTTTAGATATTCTGAAAATGCCTTATATAAATACAGCAAGGGCAAAAGGGTTGCCATTGATTAAGATAAGCTTTGTCCATGTCTTAAAGAATGCCATTATTCCAATTATCACCATAATAGGTCTTGATTTTGGTAGTTATCTGAATGGTGCTGTTGTCACCGAGACAATATTTGGTTGGGATGGTATAGGGAGATTCACCATGGATGGAATAATAAAAAGGGACTATCCAGTGATAATGGGATGCATAATTTTTGGCACAGTAGTTTTTGTGTTTGTAAATCTTATCACAGATATAATTTATCACTATCTTGACCCGAGGATAAGGCTACATGAAAAAAGTGAATAG
- the rpmF gene encoding 50S ribosomal protein L32, protein MANPTHRHSRSRRDKRRANWKGQIPNLVECPDCKELKIPHRVCTHCGSYNGKKILEVVSKEL, encoded by the coding sequence ATGGCTAATCCAACGCATCGCCATTCAAGATCAAGGAGAGACAAAAGAAGGGCAAACTGGAAGGGACAAATCCCAAATCTTGTGGAGTGTCCTGATTGTAAGGAATTAAAAATTCCACACAGGGTGTGCACTCATTGCGGCTCTTATAATGGCAAAAAGATCCTTGAGGTAGTATCAAAAGAATTATGA
- a CDS encoding Vms1/Ankzf1 family peptidyl-tRNA hydrolase has protein sequence MLDRRELKEIASMEGGYFVSLYLNVDPMFNPKGDYMVHFKNMMKNTMDSLDKAVYKVVKDDLEKIEKYVTSNKRIFKKGLALISSTATSFWKEYNMNVPVKNELIIDKTPYTKPLMDILDNYQRFAVLLVDKESARIFIVHLGEIVEYGEVHTPDIPGKHKKGGWFALSQNHYERHIDYHIGMHLKDVVEKVDAFISGEYIGRLVIGGSEEAVSMVKGMLHKTVLDKVIGTVRIEMFAKNDEVLRKVEPVISAYEKKKEEETVERLISKAMKSENAVLGLDNVINALQEQRVMKLVFVKDYKANGYNCNACGYMSVQKIDSCPFCKGKMEAVDYMVDLAGEKAIQQSALIEVVSESKKLMDAGGIGAFLRF, from the coding sequence ATGCTTGACAGGAGAGAACTAAAGGAAATTGCATCGATGGAAGGAGGATATTTTGTAAGTCTTTATCTTAATGTAGACCCTATGTTTAATCCAAAGGGCGATTATATGGTGCATTTCAAAAACATGATGAAGAATACCATGGATTCTCTGGACAAGGCAGTGTATAAAGTAGTAAAGGATGATCTTGAAAAGATAGAAAAGTATGTTACCTCAAATAAGAGGATCTTCAAAAAGGGACTGGCACTTATCAGCTCAACTGCCACATCCTTCTGGAAGGAATATAATATGAATGTCCCTGTAAAGAATGAACTCATTATTGATAAGACACCATATACAAAGCCTTTGATGGATATTCTTGATAACTATCAGAGATTTGCAGTTCTACTTGTTGATAAGGAATCTGCAAGGATATTCATTGTCCATCTTGGAGAAATCGTAGAATATGGTGAGGTCCATACACCTGATATACCAGGAAAACACAAAAAAGGTGGATGGTTTGCCCTTTCCCAGAATCATTATGAAAGGCATATAGATTACCATATTGGTATGCATCTTAAAGATGTAGTAGAAAAAGTAGATGCATTTATCAGCGGTGAATACATCGGAAGATTGGTAATCGGCGGCTCTGAAGAGGCTGTTTCTATGGTGAAGGGGATGCTCCATAAAACAGTTCTGGATAAGGTTATAGGCACAGTCAGGATTGAGATGTTTGCAAAAAATGATGAGGTGTTAAGAAAAGTCGAGCCTGTTATTTCTGCATATGAAAAAAAGAAAGAAGAAGAGACAGTAGAGAGACTTATTTCAAAAGCTATGAAGAGTGAAAATGCTGTGCTTGGATTGGACAATGTAATAAATGCACTTCAGGAACAGAGGGTAATGAAACTTGTTTTTGTTAAGGATTATAAGGCGAATGGATATAATTGTAATGCATGTGGTTATATGAGCGTGCAGAAGATTGATTCATGTCCATTCTGCAAAGGCAAGATGGAAGCTGTTGATTATATGGTTGATTTAGCAGGCGAAAAGGCAATCCAGCAGAGTGCACTGATTGAGGTTGTATCAGAGAGCAAGAAGCTGATGGATGCAGGAGGAATAGGAGCATTTCTGAGATTCTAA
- a CDS encoding ABC transporter permease has protein sequence MKKVNRTSLKLLLPLLIVGLLFAMSMLSSFLDIPDPNKIDLDAIKRPPSVKHLFGTDSKGRDIFSRVIYGGRVSISVAFIAASVSALIGFSIGVLAGYFGGKLDTVLMSMVDFILSFPSLLLAIAISVILPPGIYTVMIAISAVGWASFARLIRGYVLTIKNMPFVDAAMAMGCSNLRILVLHIAPLCIPLSLVMMGIKLGGFILTEATLSFLGLGAQPPTPTWGSMISTNRAYILTAPWMVIFPGLAIAITAFCFNILGEALKERFDVMDYRL, from the coding sequence ATGAAAAAAGTGAATAGGACATCGCTGAAATTGCTGTTACCGCTTTTGATAGTGGGTTTATTGTTTGCTATGTCTATGTTGTCATCTTTTTTAGACATTCCTGACCCTAATAAAATAGACCTTGATGCCATAAAAAGACCTCCATCAGTAAAACATTTATTTGGCACTGACAGTAAAGGCAGAGATATTTTCTCGAGGGTTATCTATGGAGGCAGGGTGTCTATAAGCGTTGCATTTATTGCTGCGTCTGTATCTGCTTTAATTGGCTTTAGTATCGGTGTTCTTGCAGGATATTTTGGAGGCAAGCTCGATACTGTGCTAATGTCTATGGTTGACTTTATCTTATCTTTTCCTTCACTGCTTCTTGCTATTGCTATATCTGTAATTCTGCCTCCGGGTATTTACACTGTAATGATTGCCATATCAGCAGTTGGCTGGGCATCATTTGCAAGACTTATAAGAGGTTATGTGCTTACAATTAAAAATATGCCTTTTGTTGACGCTGCCATGGCCATGGGATGCAGTAATCTGAGAATACTTGTCCTGCATATTGCCCCTTTGTGTATCCCTCTGAGTCTTGTGATGATGGGAATAAAACTCGGAGGATTTATTCTTACAGAGGCAACTTTGAGTTTTCTTGGACTTGGAGCGCAGCCACCTACTCCAACATGGGGTTCTATGATAAGCACTAACAGGGCTTATATTCTTACTGCACCTTGGATGGTAATATTCCCGGGACTTGCAATAGCAATCACAGCATTTTGTTTCAATATATTAGGGGAGGCTTTAAAAGAACGATTCGATGTAATGGATTACAGATTGTAA
- a CDS encoding ABC transporter substrate-binding protein, with amino-acid sequence MDRLFAHHLFCLLAVILFLFSCTSSDRLEGYIYYRLNTNPTTLDPALIVDVSSASIAAKLFNGLVRLNDRFEVSPDIAKRWEISRNGLRYKFFLKKGVRFSNGREVKAQDFKYSFERILELKTKSPNTWVFDKVEGAKEFQKGQAKEVKGFKVADDYTFEIKLRMPFSPFLSMLTMTPAYVIPKEEAEKWGNDFASHPSGTGPFTLKNWLTNRELVLEKNEDYFDKKARVRGIVYKIIPEDLTTITEFELGNIDVISLPGSAYSKFKNNKKWNKYIMSLKGLNTYYLGMNLSRPPFNNLNLRKAVFYAIDREKILETFYEGRGRLAAGPVPDLLRKWDVKAGVNYNPEISKEIIRREGLSGVKVNMYVTADQDVIDLAEIIQAYISEVGINVNIKQLEWSAYKDAVNKGEPDMFWLSWWADYPDPENFLFPLFHSSNIGPAGNRTRYINKEVDTLIERGQNSINENDRNNFYKMAEELIIQDMPWMPFWHRTDFLIKQPWIKDYKVYPIYTMDKGIEVAIER; translated from the coding sequence ATGGATAGATTATTTGCTCATCACCTATTTTGTTTATTGGCTGTAATTTTATTTCTTTTTTCATGCACATCCTCAGATCGCCTTGAAGGCTATATTTATTACAGACTCAACACAAATCCCACAACCCTTGACCCTGCCTTGATTGTTGATGTCTCAAGTGCATCAATTGCAGCAAAGCTTTTTAATGGACTTGTAAGATTAAATGATAGGTTTGAGGTATCTCCTGATATTGCGAAGAGATGGGAAATATCAAGGAATGGCTTGAGATATAAGTTTTTTCTCAAAAAAGGAGTAAGATTCTCAAATGGCCGTGAAGTCAAGGCACAGGACTTTAAATATTCGTTTGAAAGGATTTTAGAGTTAAAGACAAAGTCTCCAAATACCTGGGTCTTTGATAAGGTTGAAGGGGCAAAGGAGTTTCAGAAGGGTCAGGCAAAAGAGGTTAAAGGCTTTAAAGTCGCTGATGACTATACATTTGAGATTAAACTCAGAATGCCATTTTCACCGTTTTTAAGCATGCTCACTATGACACCTGCCTATGTTATCCCGAAAGAAGAAGCTGAAAAATGGGGAAATGATTTTGCGAGCCATCCCTCAGGCACAGGTCCATTTACTTTAAAAAACTGGCTTACTAATAGAGAATTAGTACTTGAAAAAAATGAAGATTATTTTGATAAAAAAGCAAGGGTTAGAGGCATAGTTTATAAAATTATTCCTGAGGACCTTACCACTATTACTGAATTTGAGCTTGGAAATATTGATGTAATTTCCCTTCCTGGCTCTGCTTATTCTAAATTTAAGAATAATAAAAAATGGAATAAATACATAATGTCACTCAAAGGACTTAATACCTATTATTTAGGCATGAATTTATCGAGACCTCCTTTTAACAATCTGAATCTCAGGAAGGCAGTTTTTTATGCAATAGACAGGGAAAAAATTCTCGAAACATTTTATGAGGGAAGGGGAAGACTTGCAGCAGGTCCTGTCCCTGATTTGTTGAGAAAATGGGATGTAAAAGCAGGTGTCAATTATAATCCTGAGATATCTAAAGAAATAATTAGAAGGGAAGGCTTATCAGGGGTAAAGGTAAACATGTATGTTACTGCTGATCAGGATGTTATAGACCTTGCAGAGATAATACAGGCGTATATTTCAGAAGTTGGAATAAATGTGAATATAAAACAACTGGAATGGAGTGCGTACAAAGATGCAGTGAACAAAGGAGAACCAGACATGTTCTGGCTTAGCTGGTGGGCTGATTATCCTGACCCTGAGAATTTTCTTTTTCCATTGTTTCATTCATCTAATATTGGACCTGCAGGCAACCGGACGAGATATATAAACAAAGAGGTGGATACCTTAATAGAGAGAGGACAAAATTCCATTAATGAAAATGATAGAAATAATTTTTATAAGATGGCAGAAGAGCTTATTATCCAAGATATGCCATGGATGCCTTTCTGGCACAGAACAGACTTTCTTATAAAACAACCATGGATAAAGGACTATAAGGTTTATCCAATTTACACAATGGATAAAGGCATTGAGGTAGCAATAGAAAGGTAG
- a CDS encoding AI-2E family transporter, whose amino-acid sequence MAVNRFYFITLTFFVGVLGYLSYLILKPFLSPIAWAIVLSLVFYPVYAFLLRYIKLPAVASFITLGIILIIILGPFSYLSVLLVKELKHISDYMEGGRFETLQSALGHPVMKAMVDRITSLFNITEAEMDKAIIDGISNLGKDLIGRITKGMGDVVTVALNFIFMAFAIFFLLKDGTEFLKKIRDYMPFSEEQKDRLATQIRDIIISTVYGGVVVAIVQGLIAGLTFYILEIPSPVVWGMATSIASFIPLIGAFAIWGPATVYLFLHGAVLKGIALAIIGVFGISLIDNVLKPIIIGGRTKMPILAIFFSVLGGIKLFGLIGLVMGPLVLAIFVSVVEIFRNIETNENRGIS is encoded by the coding sequence ATGGCAGTTAATAGATTTTATTTTATAACATTGACATTTTTTGTAGGAGTGCTGGGTTATTTGAGTTATCTGATACTCAAGCCATTTTTATCTCCAATAGCATGGGCTATTGTCCTTTCACTGGTTTTTTATCCTGTCTATGCCTTTTTGCTTAGGTATATAAAATTGCCGGCAGTTGCATCTTTTATCACCCTCGGCATTATATTGATTATTATTCTCGGACCATTTTCTTATTTATCCGTTTTACTTGTAAAAGAATTGAAACATATATCTGATTATATGGAAGGCGGAAGGTTTGAGACACTTCAGAGTGCACTTGGGCATCCAGTTATGAAGGCTATGGTGGATAGGATTACATCTTTGTTTAATATCACAGAAGCAGAGATGGATAAGGCAATCATAGATGGCATCTCAAACCTGGGAAAGGATCTCATCGGAAGGATTACTAAGGGGATGGGGGATGTGGTTACAGTGGCATTAAACTTTATTTTTATGGCATTTGCCATATTCTTTCTCCTTAAAGATGGTACTGAATTCTTGAAGAAGATTCGGGATTACATGCCATTTTCAGAAGAGCAAAAAGACAGACTGGCTACTCAAATCAGAGATATTATAATATCAACTGTTTATGGAGGTGTTGTTGTTGCTATCGTGCAGGGACTCATAGCAGGGCTTACCTTTTATATACTCGAAATTCCTTCCCCTGTTGTATGGGGAATGGCAACCTCTATTGCTTCATTCATACCACTGATCGGTGCATTTGCTATATGGGGACCTGCCACTGTATATCTATTCCTCCATGGTGCAGTATTAAAGGGCATTGCCCTTGCAATTATTGGAGTCTTTGGAATAAGCTTAATAGATAATGTTTTAAAGCCTATCATAATCGGCGGAAGGACAAAGATGCCGATCCTTGCCATATTTTTTAGTGTGCTTGGAGGAATCAAGCTGTTTGGGTTAATCGGGCTTGTAATGGGACCATTAGTGCTGGCAATCTTTGTATCGGTTGTGGAGATATTCCGGAATATTGAAACTAATGAAAACAGAGGGATTTCATAA
- a CDS encoding integration host factor subunit alpha: protein MTKADIVNLVFEKVGLPKNEVQGMVETVFDTIKQTLIAGESIKISGFGTFNVRKKNSRIGRNPKTKQEVEITPRRVVTFKASDQIKELIEKM, encoded by the coding sequence ATGACAAAGGCTGATATTGTAAATCTTGTATTTGAGAAGGTAGGACTTCCTAAGAATGAGGTGCAAGGAATGGTGGAAACTGTTTTTGACACTATAAAGCAAACACTAATAGCAGGTGAATCTATAAAGATTTCTGGCTTTGGAACCTTTAATGTAAGAAAAAAGAATTCACGGATAGGGAGAAATCCAAAGACAAAACAAGAAGTGGAGATCACACCTCGCAGGGTTGTTACATTCAAGGCAAGTGACCAAATTAAGGAACTCATAGAGAAGATGTAG
- a CDS encoding YceD family protein, which translates to MKVIISEIPDEGLELELTEKISSDESIKIVTPVKASLKIDKKGSEVIITGRAKGTVELQCSRCLKAFDMDIDSAINVVYHPASEINKEEHYELKGDELDTGFYKNDTLDTEDLLKEQLVLNIPMKPLCSNDCKGLCPKCGANLNITQCNCLTSEVDSRLAVLKQLLNKKEVN; encoded by the coding sequence ATGAAGGTAATAATTTCAGAGATCCCTGATGAGGGATTGGAACTTGAATTAACAGAAAAGATTTCCTCTGATGAATCTATTAAGATAGTGACGCCTGTAAAGGCTTCCTTAAAGATTGATAAAAAGGGGTCAGAGGTTATCATAACAGGCAGAGCAAAAGGCACTGTTGAGCTTCAGTGCAGCAGATGCTTGAAAGCATTTGATATGGATATAGACTCTGCCATAAATGTTGTATATCATCCTGCTTCAGAAATTAACAAGGAAGAACACTATGAACTTAAAGGTGATGAACTTGACACAGGATTTTATAAAAATGATACTCTCGATACCGAGGATTTATTAAAAGAACAATTAGTTTTAAATATACCTATGAAGCCGCTTTGCTCAAATGATTGCAAAGGATTATGTCCAAAATGTGGTGCTAATTTGAATATAACTCAGTGCAACTGTCTAACATCAGAGGTAGATTCACGGCTGGCAGTGCTTAAGCAATTATTAAATAAAAAAGAGGTAAATTAG
- a CDS encoding MerR family transcriptional regulator gives MQDALKSPEPLRLFPEKLFYKIGEVSRIVGIESYVLRYWETEFPFLTPKKSKSGQRIYTKKDIDLILQIKRLLYDERYTIDGVRRKLGGNINHAPEVFADINKIEKEEMRESSIDAKVIISLVKTRLREILRNNFGA, from the coding sequence ATGCAAGATGCACTTAAATCACCTGAGCCTCTGAGACTTTTTCCTGAAAAGCTTTTTTATAAAATAGGAGAAGTCAGCAGGATTGTTGGCATCGAGTCTTATGTCCTGAGATACTGGGAAACTGAATTTCCATTCCTTACACCAAAGAAGAGCAAATCGGGTCAGCGCATATATACAAAAAAGGATATAGATTTGATACTGCAGATTAAAAGGCTTCTTTATGATGAGAGATATACAATTGATGGTGTAAGGCGTAAACTTGGAGGCAATATAAACCATGCCCCTGAAGTTTTTGCAGATATAAATAAAATAGAAAAAGAAGAAATGCGTGAATCGAGTATTGATGCTAAAGTTATTATTTCTTTAGTAAAAACAAGGCTTAGGGAAATACTTCGTAATAATTTCGGGGCGTAG